Below is a window of Rhea pennata isolate bPtePen1 chromosome 2, bPtePen1.pri, whole genome shotgun sequence DNA.
ATCACAGCTGTTCTGCGTTGAGGACCCTGAGACACATTGGACGACTTATTCTCAGAGCACAGTGAGTGTGTTTAAATATCTTGGTCACCTTTTCTGGTAATCACAAGCACCACTTGCCAAAGCAGGCACATTAAGGGCGCTACCCTCTTCTCCCATTTTCCCTAATTTGCAAGTGCAGGTGGCTTTAATTTCCAAGGCttgctttcacagaaaatgtgtaCTTTAAAGATAGCACAGATATTAGCAACTTATTAAACAGGTATCAAGAGAGTAGGCAAACAAATTTTGAATGGCAATACCATACAGAGCTGGGAGTCATCCACTGTGAGAGAGCCAGAGGCTTCTAGCTGGGGTTGCCACTGACTTCTGCATCCTGGAAAAACTGCTATGCCCTATAGCTGCACAATAACATTGATAACCTGATTGCTAGCATTTCATCTCTTGTCACAGCAGAATTTGCTCCAGCTTGGTTTTCTTAGATCAGCATGcttattttcaaagacaaatacaATCTACTATACGAAGATTCAATAGTTCCCAAAGATGAGCCAGGTTTACAGCATGTATTAGGTACTTCACACCGGTGACATGGATCCTGGAGGAGATACCCCAATCATTAACTTCAAGCAACTTTTGTCACTGAAGACAGCCCTTCATATTTAAGTTTAGATGTATAAAAACACACTATATGTTAAAATTACCTTTATAGTTAGAAGAAGCTAGACAGCAATTTATTGATTGCTTATCTGCTTCAGGATTAACCCAATCATTCTTCAGGCTCCACTGAACATACCCATCAGATTTCCACTTATTATAAAACAAGCTTTGATAACTGTCTAAATGTGAGCCATATGAATCTAGACTGGCgttacttttgaaatagaaagtATCTCACTGCATTAAATTTATAGGGAACTGAGATTCCAACTTTTGAAGCTCTGAATCATGGCTATgttaaaaggaataaagaatgCAAGTAGAGAATCTATCCCTGTTACATATTAAGAGTGAATTTATACAAGGTACTCCACTTTGGGAGCAAACTGAACTACACTTCATCACAAGAAAGTCCATAGAGAACCAGTTTATTTTAAGTTTACACATCAGCTTATTTTCCAAAGCCAACTCGACCAGACAGCACAATCCTACCAGGATACTAGGATGAAGCTTACGGAGGTCGGAGTTCAGGTTTCCAAATGTGCCATGAGAGACTGATTTGGGCAGTGACACATCGAAATGCAAAGCATCTAACCATCAAGACTAGTATCTTGTGTACATAATTCTGAGTTAAATTCACAGGTATCCTTGTAGGAGTTTTTCTCAACTCCACATAAACTCAGAATCTATTGCTTAAAGGGTTCTCCAGATCACTGTTTGCAAGCGCCTTGGAATCTACGAGGTTAACAACTAAACAACATTGCTGTTGAcatttttaacaacaaaagCAACACCAGTGCAGGAAACTCAAGCCATGAAAAACCCCATCGTATAAACAGATGCAGGAATGATCAACACTTTTCCTGCTCTAGAGGCACATAAAACAACCAGATTTTCAAACTTAGAGTGGGCCAGACAGGATGACACTGTGAGAATGACTGAGCCTTGTAGTTCCCACAATTGCAACTGAAGAAGTGAGAAGAGACCTCGAAAGATGCAGATTCAACAGAAGGAACATTACCAAAGTGGTTGGAATAGATCTGAGGATAGTTTGTTCAACCGAGAAGCTTGACTGTTCTTTAGATAATGCCATATTTCTGCTGCAAAAGACCAAGATGGCCACTTGGGCTAGGAGATGAAGGAGCATAAAGATCGTAATCTTCCTCTAACTGGTAACTATACCAGACCAGGACTTTTAACTCTGTATTTTCATATACTAAAGCACAACACCATAAAGTCACATAAAACTGGTACTTACAAAGAACTATTCCGATCTGATCCCTGAGGATCAGGAAATTTTAAGAGACAAAGCTGCATATAGAATATATGGCCACTTTGGACTGACACAGCATCTGTTGTATTTCAGATGCATACAAGTAAGAACTTGTGCAACTGTTCCATATTAATACACTGTGAGAAATTTTTACAGCACTCGCTCAACTTTGCAAAGTTAAGTTtttgcattaatattttaagatacatcaataaaacagaaaataataaataccaaTGGGAAGCTATCTTCATAATTGATCACTTTTATATGACTTCCTGGAGCACTAACATCAATTATGCTCGCATGTCAAAACAATGTTGGCACACTGCCAGCAAAGATTCAGATCAGAGCTATGAATTTATGCATCTTTCTCACTGCTTTCTTAAAATCAGTGAACAATATATTGAACTTCTGGGTGTTAAACATGAGTATGATACTATGAAATGTAATGAATGAAAAGTCAGTATCCCTTTAAAGTACCAAATTTTTTGTAGGCaaacataaaaggaaagatgCATTTATGTTAATCAGCTTCAAGTCTGCAGTCAGCAACCTCTAAGTACAGTATTAATTAGCTAACACTAGTTAGTAGAGTCTATCTCATAAGAAATAAGCAATTTCTAATTATGAAGGTAGGTACCGGTTCAGAAGCCTTCCTTTTGATTGCCGCTTTGCAAATGTGATCACTTTTCTCAAAGAGCATTCAAGAATATGTTatcaataaaaattaacatGACTCTCAATATTTTATGGcacaaaattctttttcctcagcTACTTGATAATGCTTTTCCTGTTACAGCAGATCCAATTCTCTTGCTGTGAAATACACTGTTGCATACAATCCCCCCCCCATCAAAACAGGATATCCAAAGCAATTATTTATCTTATGAACATGAAAACATGGTACATATGCTTAAGTAAAGAGATTAGCCTTAGATGCCAATGCTGGCTTAGTCTTGCAAAGAGCCTGCCCATCATATAAACGACATTCCATTCAGAGGCTGTTTATTACGGATTTATTAGAAACCTTGTCAATAACTCACTTGTGCTTTTGATAATTCTGTATGCAGTTGCCAGGAGACTTGTGCTCCTCAGGAGATAAAATGAACAGGAAATCCTCTATAGCCCTTGTCACTTTTTCACtagtaaataaaacaagaattacTGTTATAAAAGGCTAGCTactgtaaacagaaaaacaaatattgcatattttaaatacgGCAACATAGGGCCCTTTTTGCCCTCTCCAATTCTAAGAGGATAAAAGATCACCTTTATATGGTAGAATGACCGGATTTTGAGGAACGTGGCTGTTTTGGCTCCAAGGTATTTGTAGCATTATAGTATCAGAACCAGGATACAGCTGCCTTGTGACTAAGACGTCGTTCGCTGAATAAGTGCTATCCAATCACTCGACGTCACCAGACAtctgtttcctgttttcattctttctttcactgttaTCATTTTATCCAAGTTACCCTTTCACCTGAAAACCATTTAGAAACCTGGAATAACCAGCATGTGCACGCATGTATGTATCAAAGAAGttgatctggaaaaaaaaatgctgaaagcaatttcttcattttaatgcaAACAGAAGGAATAGAAACAAAGTTGCCTTacccctttcccccctcccccccaaaacacacaaTGATACATAAACACTTTTGTCTTCTGGTCTTCACTAATATGACTAACTTCCTTCTTTGCTTCCAGTTAAGTAGCTTTCCTGTTGAGTACCACAACCTCCACAAAATACAATTGTGAATTGAttcataaaaacagaaacattatgGCACAAATAAGGGAAGGCAATAAATactcctttcccccccccttcccaaCTCCTTCCCAAATGGAGGCAGTAGTAttgtaataacaaaaaaaaagtatcgCTTGTCATTTAAGTTTCCACACCAACAATCATCAGGATGCAGAACAGGATACATCTAAAGTGAGAAAGTTATTTACTCCACATTCAAGTTAACACCAGTTATATTTTTTTGGCACAAAGTAGTATTCTTAATGTGCCAAAAAAAGTGTTGTGCATCTTATAAAAATACTCTTGTTAACACCACTGAGACCAAATTCCTGCTATTCACAATCCAGTCTTACACCAGTGTTGTTTTGCTATGTTGCACCTATACTTAAATGACAAGTCAGGAGAATGTCCATTATTGACAGCGTATAACACACACTAACAGGGAcaatagaaactgaaaaataaattgtcaaAAATTAGTGACATTTCATTGTTAATCTCTGGATTACAGACTATTTGCTCAGTGGGAGAATGAAAGagctttgttttattctgcttGTGCTAACAGATGGTCATATTAATTGACAAATTAGTTACAGTTGTTATATTAGAGATGCAGGAGACTGCCACTCCAAGGGTTTTCCCTACAAGATGGGACGGCTTGGCACCTACAGGAAACCGTAAGTAGCATTTCCAAGGGCATGTAAAAATTGGAAAGCAAAGTTTATTCTTGTGTTCTGATCTTCCGGTCTGTTTCCTGCATCCTGATATCCAAATTATCCCTATTTTAAAGCCAAACTCAGCTTTTATTGAAGCTGAAGTAATTATGAAGCATCTCATTAATTTGTGAGGAGTCAGATCAAGTTCTAATACATTAGTCTCTTCTCTTACCTTTCAATCTTGATCCATGGTCCCATATGTCCAGTCCTAGGCATCCAGATGAATCTTAAAATATCAATGCATAGTAATAATGTCTAACATCTTTCTCAAGGGTATTATCTGAAGAAATGAGTGCAGGACACAAAATCAAGATCTTTCAAGCTCACTTGATGGCAGTGTCagaattcaaaaaatataataGATAAACTCTTCTGTTCTAcggcatatttatttttctttaccaaAAGAATGGATGGTCTACCTCTCAGAGGTATTCAAGATAATGTTTTGTATACTAATATTATAATACTCTGATATAATCGTAACACTAATATTAGTTCTGTACCGTCATGTCTGAGATTTtaaattgtggaaaaaaaataagtattaggTCAAGCTACTCTGTGGAACgctcttctaaaataaatgcaacactAAAATACTTTGAGAAAGTAACAGGCAAATCACTGCAAGAGAAAGTGCTCAAATACACACTTTATTCATATCAGACTCTACACTGTTTCCAAAGTTAAGACTTTTCATTACATTGTGTtatgacaacaaaaaaaaatgacagctatATCAGTAGATTacataaaaatttgttttgtctaGTACaacagaagtcaaaaaaaaaagaaaaaaaaaaaaaaaagaaaaacccacttTGTAGCCATTATTTCATACCCAGATGTTTCCTGTACACCTGCAGTTGTCTCCAACCCTGAATTCATGAGCTATAGTATTTCAGCAGCCTCTCATCAGTTGGCTTCAGGATTTTCTTGTCAGTCATGTTTACAACCCATCCTGGAGCAAgaccaaaaaaaatctgtctagGATCCTTGCGCGTGCTTAACATTTGGAAGAGTTCATCCTTAGTTATGTCAGGTAAGACATAACCATATTTCTTGGCAAGTTCAAGCCTGGCTTCTGTAACCTTACATGGATCTGCCAGATACCCACGATTCCTGGCATCTGTGTAGTAACGGACTAGATCTTCAGGTGGAAGCATTCGCTTTGGAATAGGCTGGCCACgcaaaaaaaatactactggCTTACATAAAATTTCTGTgtacaagcagaaaaaaaaaaaaaaattagatacTATGCTTCATAAtcactgtttaaaaacattaaatgaaattttatttaatgaggGTATTATTTGgctaaataaattattaatctcacttatggaaaaaaacaagtgaaagaaGACTCTTAAGAATATTCTTGTTCAGAATGAGATACTGTTTTACAAGTTTCATTTAACCAAACAAATAATCCCATTGCTAGAAATATCAGTTAAAGCAATCTCAATGAATCATAATTTCTAGCATGTTTAGAATGCCTACTTTGGAAAGATACAATAACCTAACCTAGAAGATGCCAAGTGATTTAAAGCACTGACTTCTAGCTTAGGAACAGTATATTTGTACCACTGTTAACATAGTGATATCAATAAACGTCAAATTTACTGTTTCTGtcagtattttacaaaaagaatCAATAGCATGTGCACTTCTTTAGTCATTTGTAAGACTCTCTCTTCCTGAAGTTTTACCACAGTTGGTAAATTACATTCTAGATCCATTTAActtcagtattttgattttttttctaatggtttagaaaaaaataacttgcatAAACTcaaggtaaaatattttgcacGCTAAAAATGTCTACCCTCTTGTCCTCTACTTCAGTCATGACAAAAACTCCATTAATGTCAATAAAAACTGCATAAATGAGTATTAGGCAGGATGCAGCCTCAAGTAAAGCAAAGCCAAATCACATTCTTCAGTGAAAGTGTTCTGAAAACAATAGCCATTTTGACTGGAATGATTCTGAGCTTCTATAAATTAGTTATTTCCTCACTTTTtatggaaaaacatttaaaattaaaaatataaacatccacagtgtttttaaatgtaatttttttctgaactttcttAGGGTTATTAAAATATGTGGGAaagttaaaagagaaaatcaaagaaattatCCTTTATTTGTTCCTCTATTTATAGAACAAGCTAATTTGTAGAATGCAGAATGGAACTGGCTGATTGGTAAATGATTATTAATACTGTTAGGGCTAAAGAGGtgaacagtaaaacaaaaacaacaaaaaccttaCATTTGAGGCTTTGATTTGGATCATTtaatattcaagaaaaataagacagaaatgaaggaaaattcTTACCCAGACTCCTTGGATCGTAGAAGGATGTTGTAACAAcacctccatttttttcaatggCAGCAATTGCTAATTCAGATGCCCTTTGT
It encodes the following:
- the MRPL15 gene encoding large ribosomal subunit protein uL15m isoform X2, which translates into the protein MLINEKRRGRGRYRGRKCGRGHKGQRQRGNRPRLGFEGGQTPFYLVIPKYGFNEGHSLRRQYQPLSLQRLQYLIDLGRVDPTQPIDLTQLTNARGVTVQPLKRDYGVQLVEEGADIFSAKINIEVQRASELAIAAIEKNGGVVTTSFYDPRSLEILCKPVVFFLRGQPIPKRMLPPEDLVRYYTDARNRGYLADPCKVTEARLELAKKYGYVLPDITKDELFQMLSTRKDPRQIFFGLAPGWVVNMTDKKILKPTDERLLKYYSS